Proteins encoded within one genomic window of Amycolatopsis sp. 2-15:
- a CDS encoding MDR family MFS transporter: MTVSETEAPAASGAMSRQQVLQAMSGLMMGIFVAILASTVVANALPRIVSELGGSQSSYTWVVTTELLAMTATVPLWGKLSDLYNKKLLIQLSLGLFVVGSLVAGFAPNIELLIVSRVAQGIGGGGLTALAQVIMAAIVSPRELGKFSGIFGAVFAVGTVAGPLIGGVLVDTSWLGWRWCFFLGVPFALAAILLLQRTLKLPTIRREAHVDWVGAFLIMLGVSTLLVWSSLAGSTFAWGSWQTGVLVPVGVVVLAVAVFVETKVREPIIPLRLFRNRTVSLTTIASFFVGVAMFGGTVFLSQYFQLSLGKSPTVAGLMSLPMIFGLLVSSTVSGQLISRTGRWKGHLILGAVLLTAGLGLLGLIDAHTSVLELSLFMLVLGVGVGMLMQNLVLVTQNDVPAQDLGAATSTLSFFRSLGGSIGVSALGAVLANRVTALITEGLGPMPGMSGGGSETVPNLADLPAPIANVIREAYGTATSDLFLIAAPIALLVVVAVAFLKHLPLKTQSGLERLAEEAA, encoded by the coding sequence ATGACCGTGTCCGAAACCGAGGCGCCCGCAGCCTCGGGCGCGATGAGCCGGCAGCAGGTGCTGCAGGCGATGTCGGGGCTGATGATGGGCATCTTCGTCGCCATCCTCGCCTCCACCGTGGTCGCCAACGCGCTGCCGCGGATCGTGTCCGAGCTGGGCGGCTCGCAGTCGTCCTACACGTGGGTGGTGACCACGGAGCTGCTCGCGATGACGGCGACGGTTCCGCTGTGGGGCAAGCTTTCCGACCTCTACAACAAGAAGCTGCTGATCCAGCTGTCGCTCGGGCTGTTCGTGGTGGGCTCGCTGGTGGCCGGTTTCGCGCCGAACATCGAGCTGCTCATCGTCAGCCGGGTGGCGCAGGGCATCGGCGGCGGTGGCCTCACGGCGCTGGCGCAGGTGATCATGGCGGCGATCGTGTCGCCGCGTGAGCTCGGCAAGTTCTCCGGCATCTTCGGCGCCGTGTTCGCCGTGGGCACCGTGGCCGGGCCGCTGATCGGCGGCGTGCTCGTGGACACCTCGTGGCTCGGCTGGCGCTGGTGCTTCTTCCTCGGCGTGCCGTTCGCGCTCGCCGCGATCCTGCTGCTGCAGCGCACGCTGAAGCTGCCGACGATCCGGCGCGAGGCGCACGTGGACTGGGTCGGGGCGTTCCTGATCATGCTCGGGGTGTCCACTTTGCTCGTGTGGTCGTCGCTGGCCGGCTCGACGTTCGCGTGGGGCTCCTGGCAGACCGGTGTGCTCGTGCCGGTCGGCGTCGTGGTGCTGGCGGTCGCGGTGTTCGTGGAGACGAAGGTGCGCGAGCCGATCATCCCGCTGCGCCTGTTCCGCAACCGCACGGTCTCGCTGACCACGATCGCGAGCTTCTTCGTGGGTGTCGCGATGTTCGGCGGCACGGTGTTCCTGTCGCAGTACTTCCAGCTCTCGCTCGGCAAGTCGCCGACGGTCGCCGGCCTGATGAGCCTGCCGATGATCTTCGGGCTGCTGGTGTCCTCGACCGTGTCGGGTCAGCTGATCAGCCGCACCGGGCGGTGGAAGGGCCACCTGATCCTGGGTGCCGTGCTGCTGACCGCGGGCCTCGGGCTGCTCGGGCTCATCGACGCGCACACCAGCGTGCTGGAGCTGAGCCTGTTCATGCTCGTGCTGGGTGTCGGCGTCGGCATGCTGATGCAGAACCTGGTGCTGGTGACGCAGAACGACGTGCCTGCCCAGGACCTGGGCGCGGCGACCTCCACGTTGTCGTTCTTCCGCAGCCTCGGCGGCTCGATCGGCGTCAGCGCGCTGGGCGCGGTGCTGGCCAACCGGGTCACGGCGCTGATCACCGAGGGCCTCGGCCCGATGCCGGGGATGAGCGGCGGCGGCAGCGAGACGGTGCCGAACCTGGCCGACCTGCCCGCGCCGATCGCGAACGTGATCCGCGAGGCCTACGGCACCGCGACGAGCGACCTGTTCCTCATCGCCGCGCCGATCGCGCTGCTCGTGGTGGTGGCGGTGGCGTTCCTCAAGCACCTGCCGCTGAAGACCCAGAGCGGCCTCGAGCGGCTCGCGGAGGAAGCCGCCTGA
- a CDS encoding TetR/AcrR family transcriptional regulator, with the protein MSAPGLRERKKLETHRTLSTAAVRLVGERGLDHVTVEDIAAEAGVSARTFFNYFASKEDAVVIAHADHRERSLRLIERLAAAEPALGTLEAMVASMREDLAEIDENRDEWLTRIRIIKENPGLTLRAMSLNSDVVEPAVAAIAKRSGTDPATDLYPSLLLSAFGSALNASLMFWRELGGSRPLLDLVDEAAATLAAGLADPH; encoded by the coding sequence GTGTCCGCCCCCGGCCTGCGCGAGCGCAAGAAGCTCGAAACCCACCGCACGCTCTCGACCGCCGCCGTGCGGCTCGTCGGCGAACGCGGTCTGGACCACGTGACGGTGGAGGACATCGCGGCGGAAGCGGGGGTTTCCGCGCGCACCTTCTTCAACTACTTCGCGTCCAAAGAGGACGCCGTGGTGATCGCGCACGCCGACCACCGGGAACGCAGCCTGCGGCTGATCGAGCGGCTCGCCGCGGCGGAACCGGCTCTCGGCACCCTCGAGGCAATGGTCGCGAGCATGCGGGAGGACCTGGCGGAGATCGACGAGAACCGCGACGAATGGCTCACCCGCATCCGGATCATCAAGGAGAACCCGGGACTGACGCTGCGCGCCATGTCGCTCAACTCCGACGTCGTCGAACCGGCGGTCGCCGCCATCGCGAAGCGCAGCGGAACCGACCCGGCGACGGACCTGTACCCGTCGTTACTGCTGTCGGCGTTCGGCAGCGCGCTGAACGCCTCGTTGATGTTCTGGCGCGAGCTCGGGGGCTCACGTCCGCTGCTGGACCTGGTCGACGAAGCGGCGGCCACACTGGCCGCCGGGCTCGCCGACCCGCACTGA
- a CDS encoding SDR family NAD(P)-dependent oxidoreductase: MSGTVLVLGGRSEIGTAVAQRLAAGGAKRFVLAARPGADLSEQVTTLRAAGAEVVETAGFDADDLARHRPFLDRVVAEHGPLDVVVLAFGILGDQARAETDAEHAAAIVHTDYVAQVAVLTHTAELLRAQGSGSLVVFSSVAGVRVRRANYVYGSAKAGLDGFACGLADALHGTGVHLLLVRPGFVIGRMTEGMSPAPFSSTPDQVADATVAALRRQRAVVWVPGVLRPVFAVMRLLPRAVWRRMPR, translated from the coding sequence GTGAGCGGAACGGTGCTGGTGCTGGGCGGACGCAGCGAGATCGGGACGGCGGTCGCGCAGCGGCTGGCCGCGGGCGGGGCGAAGCGGTTCGTGCTGGCCGCGCGCCCGGGCGCCGATCTGAGTGAACAGGTCACGACGCTGCGCGCGGCCGGTGCCGAGGTGGTCGAGACCGCCGGGTTCGACGCCGACGACCTGGCCCGGCACCGGCCCTTCCTCGATCGCGTCGTCGCCGAGCACGGTCCGCTGGACGTCGTCGTGCTCGCCTTCGGCATCCTCGGCGACCAGGCCCGCGCGGAGACCGACGCCGAGCATGCCGCGGCCATCGTGCACACCGACTACGTCGCCCAGGTGGCCGTGCTCACCCACACGGCGGAACTGCTGCGAGCGCAGGGCTCGGGCAGCCTCGTCGTGTTCTCCTCCGTCGCCGGCGTCCGCGTGCGGCGCGCCAACTACGTCTACGGCTCGGCCAAGGCCGGCCTCGACGGCTTCGCCTGCGGGCTGGCCGACGCGCTGCACGGCACCGGCGTGCACCTGCTGCTCGTACGGCCCGGCTTCGTGATCGGCCGCATGACCGAGGGCATGTCACCGGCACCGTTCTCCAGCACGCCCGACCAGGTGGCCGACGCGACCGTGGCGGCGCTGCGGCGACAGCGCGCAGTCGTCTGGGTGCCGGGAGTGCTCCGTCCGGTCTTCGCGGTGATGCGCCTGCTGCCGCGCGCGGTGTGGCGGCGAATGCCGCGCTGA